The Glycine soja cultivar W05 chromosome 6, ASM419377v2, whole genome shotgun sequence genome has a window encoding:
- the LOC114416737 gene encoding transmembrane 9 superfamily member 10-like, translated as MARVLLARNNLCLWIHVYFLLLVHLHVGTSFYLPGVAPEDFHKGDLLRVKVNKLSSTKTQLPYSYYSLPYCHPGHIVDSAENLGEVLRGDRIENSPYVFKMREPQMCNVVCRLTLNAKTAKEFKEKIDDEYRVNMILDNLPLVVPLRRPDRESSLVYLHGFLVGLKGQYAGNKDEKHFVHNHLTFIVKYHRDPVTEMSRIVGFEVKPFSVKHEYDGGWDNTTRLTTCDPHAKKLVSGSEPPQEVEDKKEIIFTYDVEFQESNVKWASRWDSYLLMADDQIHWFSIINSLLIVLFLSGMVAMIMLRTLYRDISKYNQLETQEEAQEESGWKLVHGDVFRPPSNSDLLCVYVGTGVQFFGMILVTMIFAALGFLSPSNRGGLMTAMLLLWVLMGLYGGYSSARLYKMLKGTEWKRIALKTAFMFPATAFAIFSVLNALIWGQRSSGAVPFGTMFALVFLWFCISVPLVFLGGHFGYKKPVTEDPVKTNKIARQIPEQPWYMNSLFSILIGGILPFGAVFIELFFILTSIWLHQFYYIFGFLFIVFLILIVTCAEITIVLCYFQLCSEDYRWWWRSYLTSGSSALYLFLYAAFYFFTKLEITKPVSGVLYFGYMLLLSYGFFVVTGTIGFYSCFWFIKLIYASVKID; from the exons ATGGCAAGAGTTCTTCTCGCACGTAATAACCTGTGTCTGTGGATCCATGTGTATTTTTTGTTACTTGTTCATCTCCATGTTGGAACTAGTTTTTACCTTCCTGGTGTTGCACCGGAGGATTTCCACAAG GGGGATCTGTTGAGGGTGAAAGTGAACAAACTATCTTCCACAAAAACACAGCTTCCTTACTCCTACTATTCACTGCCTTACTGTCATCCAGGTCACATTGTTGACAGTGCTGAGAATCTTGGGGAAGTCCTGAGGGGTGACCGCATAGAAAACTCTCCTTACGTG TTTAAAATGAGAGAACCCCAGATGTGCAATGTTGTTTGTCGGCTAACTCTCAATGCAAAAACAGCCAAAGAGTTCAAGGAAAAGATAGATGATGAATATCGTGTGAACAT GATTTTAGACAATCTTCCTTTGGTTGTTCCACTACGGCGACCAGATCGTGAGTCATCCTTGGTGTATCTGCATGGCTTCCTAGTTGGTCTTAAAGGACAGTATGCAGGA AACAAGGATGAAAAGCATTTTGTCCACAACCACTTAACATTTATAGTTAAGTATCACAGAGATCCCGTGACAGAAATGTCAAGAATTGTAGGATTTGAGGTTAAGCCTTTCAG TGTCAAGCATGAATATGATGGTGGATGGGATAATACCACACGCTTAACTACATGTGATCCTCATGCAAAAAAGTTAGTCTCAGGCTCTGAGCCTCCTCAAGAGGTTGAAGACAAGAAGGAGATAATTTTTACCTATGATGTTGAGTTCCAG GAGAGTAATGTGAAGTGGGCATCTCGCTGGGATTCCTATCTCCTAATGGCTGATGACCAAATTCACTggttttcaattattaattctttattgattgtactttttctatcggGCATGGTGGCTATGATAATGTTGAGGACACTTTACCGTGATATTTCCAAGTACAATCAATTAGAGACTCAGGAGGAAGCTCAGGAAGAGTCAGGGTGGAAACTTGTCCATGGAGATGTTTTCAGGCCTCCTTCAAACTCGGATTTACTCTGTGTATATGTTGGAACTGGTGTTCAGTTTTTTGGGATGATTCTTGTCACCATGATTTTTGCTGCACTTGGATTCCTCTCCCCCTCAAATAGAGGGGGGTTGATGACTGCCATGCTCTTGCTCTGGGTCCTTATGGGACTGTATGGTGGCTACTCTTCGGCACGTCTTTATAAGATGTTAAAGGGAACAGAATGGAAAAGAATTGCTCTCAAGACAGCCTTTATGTTTCCTGCCACTGCCTTTGCAATTTTCTCTGTGTTAAATGCACTAATCTGGGGCCAGAGGTCTTCTGGGGCTGTGCCATTTGGTACAATGTTTGCTCTTGTTTTCTTATGGTTTTGCATCTCAGTTCCACTTGTGTTTCTTGGTGGTCATTTTGGTTATAAAAAGCCAGTGACTGAGGATCCTGTAAAGACCAACAAGATAGCCAGGCAGATCCCAGAGCAGCCTTGGTACATGAACTCACTCTTCTCTATTCTAATAGGAGGCATACTCCCATTTGGTGCTGTCTTCATTGAGCTTTTCTTCATTCTCACATCTATCTGGTTgcatcaattttattatatatttggttTCCTCTTCATTGTGTTCCTCATCCTCATTGTTACTTGTGCTGAGATCACAATAGTTCTCTGCTACTTCCAGTTGTGTAGCGAGGACTACCGTTGGTGGTGGAGGTCTTATCTCACTTCAGGTTCCTCTGCACTCTACCTTTTCCTCTATGCTGCATTTTACTTCTTCACAAAGCTTGAGATCACAAAACCAGTTTCTGGAGTCTTGTATTTTGGGTACATGCTGCTTCTTTCATATGGTTTCTTTGTGGTCACTGGTACCATTGGTTTCTATTCATGCTTCTGGTTCATAAAGCTAATCTACGCGTCAGTGAAAATTGACTGA
- the LOC114416036 gene encoding uncharacterized protein LOC114416036, whose protein sequence is MIAVSTVSYRFNVNGYKTEIMGARRGLRQGDPISPMLFVIVMECLNRYLYKMQKDGDFNYHPKCDKLKITNLCFADDLLLFSRGDKISVGMMMRAYESFSKATGLLVNPQKCSLLCAGIDAVTKREILEVSGFQEGQLPFKYLGVPVTSKKLSTIHYSPLIDKIVGKIKHWTARLLSYAGRLQLVNSVMFALTNYWLNCFPFPKSVLQKIEAICRIFLWTGGFEGSRKSPVAWKQICSPRSCGGLNIIDIDIWNKANLMKLLWNLSSKEDSLWVKWIQAYYVKRSELMHIEMKNTDSWIMKAILKQREDLEKIDNMEELMIRGSINMGKLYRKLQDCGQRKEWKNLLYGNTARPRANFILWLACHGRLSTKDRLCKYGMIDDKSCCFCSEEESMNHLFFVCDNSKRVWMEVLQWVQIRHDPSDWPNELHWLTHHTKGKGTRAAVLKMAIAETIYEIWNIRNNKIFGQAIDINTVGKKIINTLVNRGWNNKRLRKYIDILMLEGDSI, encoded by the coding sequence ATGATTGCGGTATCGACTGTATCCTATAGATTCAACGTCAATGGGTACAAGACTGAGATCATGGGAGCGAGAAGGGGCCTCCGACAAGGCGACCCAATATCACCTATGCTCTTTGTTATTGTCATGGAATGCCTCAATAGATACTTGTACAAAATGCAAAAGGATGGAGACTTTAATTATCATCCaaaatgtgataaattgaagATTACAAACCTTTGTTTTGCGGATGACTTACTGCTTTTTTCCAGGGGTGACAAGATCTCAGTTGGTATGATGATGAGGGCCTATGAAAGTTTCTCGAAGGCAACAGGTCTGTTGGTGAATCCACAGAAATGCAGCCTGTTATGTGCTGGTATTGATGCTGTGACCAAAAGGGAGATTCTAGAGGTATCGGGTTTCCAAGAAGGGCAATTACCGTTTAAATATTTAGGCGTTCCGGTgactagtaaaaagttatctaCCATCCATTATTCACCTTTGATTGATAAAATTGTAGGCAAAATCAAGCACTGGACAGCACGACTCTTATCTTATGCAGGAAGGTTACAGCTTGTCAATAGCGTTATGTTTGCACTTACTAACTATTGGCTAAACTGTTTTCCTTTTCCCAAAAGTGTGCTACAGAAAATTGAAGCAATCTGCCGGATTTTCCTATGGACCGGGGGATTTGAAGGAAGCCGTAAATCTCCGGTAGCTTGGAAGCAAATCTGCAGTCCGCGAAGCTGTGGTGGTCTGAATATCATTGACATAGACATTTGGAATAAAGCTAACTTGATGAAATTACTTTGGAATTTGAGCAGCAAAGAAGACTCCTTATGGGTGAAGTGGATACAAGCATATTATGTAAAGAGAAGCGAGCTGATGCATATTGAGATGAAAAACACCGATTCTTGGATCATGAAAGCCATACTAAAGCAGCGAGAAGATCTGGAAAAAATAGACAATATGGAAGAACTCATGATACGAGGCAGCATCAATATGGGTAAATTATATCGTAAACTGCAAGATTGTGGACAAAGAAAGGAATGGAAGAATTTGTTATACGGAAACACCGCGAGGCCCCGTGCAAACTTTATATTGTGGCTTGCGTGCCATGGTAGATTATCAACCAAGGATAGATTGTGCAAGTATGGAATGATTGATGATAAAAGTTGTTGTTTCTGTTCAGAAGAGGAATCGATGAATCATCTATTCTTTGTGTGTGATAACAGTAAGCGTGTTTGGATGGAAGTTTTACAATGGGTGCAAATTCGCCATGATCCAAGTGATTGGCCTAATGAATTACATTGGCTCACACATCACACCAAAGGGAAAGGGACTCGAGCGGCTGTTCTCAAAATGGCGATTGCTGAAACCATTTATGAGATTTGGAATATTCGGAACAACAAAATTTTTGGCCAAGCTATTGATATCAATACAgtaggaaagaaaataataaatacattgGTGAATAGAGGGTGGAATAATAAAAGGCTTAGGAAATATATAGATATCTTAATGCTAGAAGGGGATAGCATAtag